The following proteins are encoded in a genomic region of Rubrobacter xylanophilus DSM 9941:
- the pheA gene encoding prephenate dehydratase, giving the protein MYSTDQPAGAGERGISELRAGIDEIDAEIVRLLDRRARLARKIGEFKRRNGLEAYVPARERAVLDRVLRISEGDFPRRGLETVFREIISSSISLEERMKVAYLGPETTFTHEAALRAFGASVELEPQATVSDVFARVERGEAQHGVVPLENSMEGAVTHTLDELMNSPLKICGEVYLPIMQNLLSREDSLEKVRVVCSHPMALAQSAPWLRKNLPAARLQEVESTGEAARMAASRPGFAAVGSALAAESYGLKVLARGIQDARTNTTRFIVLGRKWAGRTGRDKTSVVFSVKDRPGVLRDALSAFAEEGINLTRIESRPSRKRAWTYVFFADFQGHPEEERVGRALEALEEHCPYVVLIGAYPEARDPEGL; this is encoded by the coding sequence GTGTATTCCACCGACCAGCCCGCAGGAGCCGGGGAGCGCGGGATCTCCGAGCTTCGCGCCGGGATAGACGAGATCGACGCCGAGATAGTCCGCCTGCTCGACCGCCGGGCGCGGCTCGCCAGGAAGATCGGCGAGTTCAAGCGCAGGAACGGGCTCGAGGCCTACGTGCCGGCCCGCGAGCGGGCGGTGCTGGACAGGGTGCTGAGGATCAGCGAGGGGGACTTCCCCCGCCGGGGGCTCGAGACGGTCTTCCGGGAGATCATCTCCTCCTCCATCTCGCTTGAGGAGCGGATGAAGGTGGCCTACCTGGGGCCGGAGACCACCTTCACCCACGAGGCGGCCCTGCGGGCCTTCGGGGCCAGCGTGGAGCTGGAGCCGCAGGCCACGGTCTCCGACGTCTTCGCCCGGGTGGAGCGGGGCGAGGCCCAGCACGGGGTGGTGCCGCTCGAGAACTCCATGGAGGGGGCGGTGACCCACACCCTCGACGAGCTGATGAACAGCCCGCTGAAGATCTGCGGGGAGGTCTACCTCCCGATCATGCAGAACCTCCTCTCCCGCGAGGACTCCCTCGAGAAGGTGAGGGTCGTCTGCTCCCACCCGATGGCCCTCGCGCAGTCGGCGCCCTGGCTGCGGAAGAACCTCCCCGCCGCCCGGCTGCAGGAGGTCGAGTCCACGGGGGAGGCGGCCCGTATGGCGGCCTCCCGCCCCGGGTTCGCCGCGGTGGGGAGCGCCCTCGCCGCCGAGTCCTACGGCCTCAAGGTGCTCGCCCGCGGCATCCAGGACGCCCGCACCAACACCACCCGGTTTATCGTGCTGGGGCGGAAGTGGGCGGGCAGGACGGGCCGGGACAAGACCAGCGTGGTCTTCTCCGTCAAGGACCGCCCGGGCGTGCTGCGCGACGCGCTCTCGGCCTTCGCCGAGGAGGGGATAAACCTCACCCGGATAGAGAGCCGCCCGAGCCGCAAGCGGGCCTGGACGTACGTGTTCTTCGCGGACTTCCAGGGCCACCCCGAGGAGGAGCGGGTCGGGCGGGCGCTGGAGGCGCTGGAGGAGCACTGCCCGTACGTGGTCCTGATCGGGGCCTACCCCGAGGCGCGCGACCCGGAGGGGCTCTAG
- a CDS encoding glutaredoxin family protein: protein MSEAAREEAEIRLYTGSYCPYCRRVEKELERLGLSYEAVDADADGREEVIRLSGQRAIPVLTIGDEVLVDSTNIIRELRRRYA from the coding sequence ATGAGCGAGGCTGCGCGCGAGGAGGCGGAGATCCGGCTGTACACCGGGAGCTACTGCCCGTACTGCCGGAGGGTGGAGAAGGAGCTCGAGCGGCTCGGGCTCTCCTACGAGGCGGTAGACGCCGACGCCGACGGGCGCGAGGAGGTCATCCGGCTCTCCGGGCAGCGGGCGATACCGGTCCTCACCATCGGCGACGAGGTCCTGGTGGACTCCACGAACATCATCCGGGAGCTCCGCAGGCGCTACGCCTGA
- a CDS encoding NAD-dependent epimerase/dehydratase family protein, protein MKVLVLGGDGYCGWPTALHLSEAGHEVVIVDNFVRRQIDHELGVQSLTPIRTLSERVRAWKEVSGQKIGVEVGDLLDWEFVAGFMRRHRPDAVVHFAEQRAAPYSMIDRAHAVYTQHNNVIGTLNLLFAIRDFAPECHLVKLGTMGEYGTPNIDIEEGFIEIEHNGRRDVVPYPKQPGSFYHLSKVHDSHNIMFACRIWGIRSTDLNQGVVYGTITAQTEQDERLINRFDYDEVFGTVLNRFCIQAAVGHPLTVYGKGGQTRGFLDIRDTVRCVELAIENPPEEGEYRVFNQFTEEFSVRELAEKVVEAAAKLGVEARVENLPNPRVEAEEHYYNAKHTKLLDLGLKPHYLSESLLDSLLNIALEHRERVDEAAILPRVDWRGSRRSEGEEVAPEPSAL, encoded by the coding sequence ATGAAGGTTCTGGTTTTGGGCGGCGACGGCTACTGCGGCTGGCCCACGGCGCTGCACCTCTCAGAGGCGGGCCACGAGGTAGTGATCGTGGACAACTTCGTCAGGCGCCAGATAGACCACGAGCTTGGGGTGCAGAGCCTCACCCCCATCCGCACGCTCTCCGAGCGGGTGAGGGCGTGGAAGGAGGTGAGCGGCCAAAAGATAGGGGTAGAGGTAGGCGACCTTCTGGACTGGGAGTTCGTTGCGGGCTTCATGAGGCGCCACCGCCCGGATGCGGTTGTGCACTTTGCCGAGCAGCGGGCCGCCCCCTACTCGATGATCGACCGGGCCCACGCGGTCTACACCCAGCACAACAACGTCATAGGCACGCTGAACCTGCTTTTTGCCATAAGGGACTTTGCCCCTGAGTGCCACCTGGTGAAGCTTGGGACCATGGGCGAGTACGGCACGCCCAACATAGACATCGAGGAGGGCTTCATCGAGATAGAGCACAACGGCAGAAGGGACGTTGTGCCCTACCCCAAGCAGCCGGGCAGCTTCTACCACCTCTCCAAGGTGCACGACTCGCACAACATCATGTTTGCGTGCAGGATCTGGGGCATAAGGAGCACCGACCTGAACCAGGGGGTGGTCTACGGGACCATAACAGCCCAGACCGAGCAGGACGAGCGGCTGATAAACCGCTTCGACTACGACGAGGTCTTTGGGACGGTGCTCAACCGCTTCTGCATCCAGGCTGCGGTGGGGCACCCGCTCACCGTCTACGGCAAGGGGGGCCAGACGAGGGGCTTTCTGGACATAAGGGACACCGTAAGGTGCGTAGAGCTTGCCATAGAGAACCCTCCGGAGGAGGGCGAGTACCGGGTCTTCAACCAGTTCACCGAGGAGTTCAGCGTAAGGGAGCTTGCCGAGAAGGTGGTTGAGGCGGCGGCAAAGCTTGGGGTAGAGGCGCGCGTGGAGAACCTGCCAAACCCCAGGGTGGAGGCCGAGGAGCACTACTACAACGCCAAGCACACCAAGCTGCTGGACCTTGGGCTCAAGCCCCACTACCTCTCGGAGAGCCTGCTCGACTCGCTCTTGAACATAGCGCTGGAGCACCGCGAGCGGGTGGACGAGGCGGCCATCTTGCCACGGGTGGACTGGCGGGGCAGCCGGAGGAGCGAGGGCGAGGAGGTCGCCCCGGAGCCCTCGGCGCTCTAG
- a CDS encoding glycosyltransferase family 2 protein, with protein sequence MTAEHIRVAGVIFAAALAVYGVVKYRRGGWRRADLLLALLVASGVGVVSVFPQVGDPFGWLFRLDNRAFALLSLSNLVLFALFVYLLGQVRAGNRRNGDIVCGIALREYRQRHSPPSPLPEGARGRVMVVIPAYNEGGTIGAVLERLPRELLGCEVRAVVVDDGSSDGTEAAAAAAGCPVAAHVVNRGQGDALRTGFRIAELERADVVVNLDADGQYLPEEMERLVAPVLEGEADFVLGSRFLGYYEEAGSVRHAGVVFFSWLISLLTGRRITDCTNGFRAIRVSELRRLDLREDRFNATELILEALKNGLRFREVPVTMLRRAEGESKKPKRLAYPLGVFRVIVQTWLR encoded by the coding sequence TTGACGGCCGAGCACATACGGGTTGCGGGTGTGATCTTTGCGGCGGCGCTCGCCGTCTACGGCGTCGTCAAGTACCGGCGCGGGGGCTGGCGCCGGGCCGATTTGCTGCTGGCCCTGCTGGTCGCCTCGGGCGTCGGGGTGGTCTCCGTCTTCCCGCAGGTCGGGGACCCCTTCGGCTGGCTCTTCCGGCTGGACAACCGGGCCTTCGCGCTGCTCTCGCTCTCCAATCTGGTGCTGTTCGCGCTCTTCGTGTACCTGCTCGGCCAGGTGCGGGCGGGCAACCGCCGCAACGGGGACATCGTCTGCGGGATCGCGCTCCGGGAGTACCGGCAGCGCCACTCCCCGCCCTCCCCCCTCCCGGAGGGCGCGCGGGGCAGGGTGATGGTGGTCATCCCGGCGTACAACGAGGGCGGCACCATAGGGGCGGTGCTGGAGCGGCTGCCCCGCGAGCTGCTCGGGTGCGAGGTCAGGGCGGTGGTGGTGGACGACGGCTCCTCCGACGGCACGGAGGCCGCCGCGGCCGCCGCCGGGTGCCCGGTCGCAGCCCACGTCGTCAACCGGGGGCAGGGGGACGCGCTCAGGACCGGCTTCAGGATCGCCGAGCTGGAGAGGGCCGACGTGGTGGTCAACCTCGACGCCGACGGCCAGTACCTCCCGGAGGAGATGGAGCGGCTGGTCGCCCCCGTGCTGGAGGGGGAGGCGGATTTCGTGCTGGGCTCCCGCTTTCTCGGCTACTACGAGGAGGCCGGCAGCGTCCGCCACGCCGGGGTGGTCTTCTTCTCCTGGCTCATCTCGCTGCTGACGGGGCGGAGGATCACCGACTGCACCAACGGCTTCCGGGCGATCCGGGTCTCCGAGCTGCGGAGGCTGGACCTGCGGGAGGACCGCTTCAACGCCACCGAGCTGATCCTGGAGGCCCTCAAGAACGGCCTGCGCTTCAGGGAGGTCCCGGTGACCATGCTGCGCCGGGCCGAGGGCGAGAGCAAGAAGCCCAAGCGGCTCGCCTACCCGCTCGGGGTGTTCAGGGTCATAGTCCAGACGTGGCTGCGTTAG
- a CDS encoding cold-shock protein yields MKWFDPEKGYGFLVRPGGEDLFVHHSEVEGDASSLGQGVEVEYEVGRNERGPNARRVRVL; encoded by the coding sequence GTGAAGTGGTTCGACCCCGAGAAGGGGTACGGCTTTCTCGTCCGGCCCGGCGGTGAGGACCTCTTCGTACATCACTCTGAGGTGGAGGGTGATGCCTCCTCCCTCGGGCAGGGGGTCGAGGTGGAGTACGAGGTCGGGCGCAACGAGCGCGGCCCGAACGCCCGGCGGGTGAGGGTGCTCTAG
- a CDS encoding histidine phosphatase family protein, translating into MPRTLELLLIRHGQSTANARRIWQGQLEFPLSEEGRLQARHAGRALAGRAISAIYSSPLQRAFETAEILAREAGYGGEIVPLDGLTERRGGVLEGTTHEERAARFPELLEKFLAVPEQERWRLVGAETDEEVLGRFEAAIAEIRERHPRGGLVVVVSHGGAIRAFLRARFGPGVLAGDRRAPNASITRILWPPGGEPQLIELASTGHLPEEPDPKTSTVE; encoded by the coding sequence ATGCCGCGAACCCTGGAGTTGCTGCTGATACGCCACGGCCAGTCCACGGCGAACGCGAGAAGGATCTGGCAGGGACAGCTGGAGTTCCCCCTCTCCGAGGAGGGAAGGCTCCAGGCCCGGCACGCCGGCCGCGCGCTGGCGGGGCGCGCCATCTCGGCCATCTACTCGAGCCCCCTGCAGAGGGCCTTCGAGACCGCCGAGATCCTGGCCCGCGAGGCGGGCTACGGGGGGGAGATAGTCCCGCTGGACGGGCTGACGGAGCGCCGGGGCGGCGTGCTGGAGGGCACCACCCACGAGGAGCGCGCGGCCCGCTTCCCGGAGCTGCTGGAGAAGTTCCTCGCCGTCCCGGAGCAGGAGCGCTGGCGGCTGGTCGGGGCCGAGACGGACGAGGAGGTGCTGGGCCGCTTCGAGGCGGCCATCGCGGAGATCCGGGAACGCCACCCGCGCGGCGGGCTCGTGGTGGTCGTCTCCCACGGCGGCGCCATCCGCGCCTTCCTGCGCGCCCGCTTCGGCCCGGGCGTGCTCGCCGGCGACCGCCGGGCCCCCAACGCCTCCATAACCAGGATCCTCTGGCCCCCCGGCGGCGAGCCGCAGCTGATCGAGCTGGCCTCCACCGGCCACCTGCCCGAGGAGCCGGACCCGAAGACCTCCACGGTGGAGTAG
- the uppP gene encoding undecaprenyl-diphosphatase UppP: MLELLQAVLLGAVQGLTEFLPVSSSGHLLLGQYFLGLDQDRFGLSFDVALHLGTLVAVVVFFRRDLLRMAGAFVRSLTRGRDLSEPDQRLAYLVLAATVPAALIGYLWEDFFETAVRSPWVVVFNLAFVGLLFLVAEAVGRKSRRAEKMGFAEAVGIGLAQAAALVPGVSRSGATITLGLLFGLRREEAARFSFLMSAPIIAGAGTLQLGEVLAEGMGAEQALMFAVGFLCSAVVGYLAIRFFISFVARYSLRAFAYYRFALAALVAALLLL; this comes from the coding sequence TTGCTAGAGCTTTTGCAGGCGGTGCTCCTGGGCGCGGTGCAGGGGCTCACCGAGTTTCTGCCGGTCTCCAGCTCCGGCCACCTGCTGCTGGGCCAGTACTTTCTGGGGCTCGACCAGGACAGGTTCGGGCTCTCCTTCGACGTGGCGCTCCACCTGGGGACGCTGGTCGCGGTGGTGGTCTTCTTCCGGAGGGACCTCCTGCGGATGGCCGGGGCGTTTGTTCGCTCCCTCACCCGCGGCCGCGACCTCTCCGAGCCCGACCAGCGCCTGGCGTATTTGGTGCTGGCCGCGACCGTCCCGGCGGCCCTCATCGGCTACCTCTGGGAGGACTTCTTCGAAACCGCGGTGCGCAGCCCCTGGGTCGTGGTCTTCAACCTGGCCTTCGTGGGCCTGCTGTTCCTGGTGGCCGAGGCCGTCGGGCGCAAGAGCCGGCGGGCGGAGAAGATGGGCTTTGCGGAGGCGGTGGGCATCGGGCTCGCCCAGGCCGCGGCGCTGGTGCCCGGGGTCTCGCGCTCGGGGGCGACGATCACGCTCGGGCTCCTGTTCGGCCTGCGGCGGGAGGAGGCGGCGCGCTTCTCCTTCCTGATGAGCGCCCCCATCATCGCGGGGGCCGGGACGCTGCAGCTCGGGGAGGTGCTCGCCGAGGGGATGGGGGCCGAGCAGGCGCTGATGTTCGCGGTGGGCTTTCTGTGCTCGGCCGTGGTGGGCTATCTGGCCATAAGGTTCTTCATCTCCTTCGTCGCCCGCTACAGCCTGCGGGCCTTCGCCTACTACCGTTTCGCGCTGGCGGCGCTCGTGGCCGCGCTGCTCCTGCTTTGA
- a CDS encoding NAD-dependent epimerase/dehydratase family protein produces MNWLVTGGCGFIGTALVRSLAQEGGGHAVRVVDNLSVGTREDLGAACGFREVSPEGAGPLEGEGVELVVGDILDEGLARRVCAGAEVVVHLAASTGVAPSVEDPRRDCVTNVLGTLNYLEAARAAGARRFVFASSGAAAGEVEPPIHEGVCPRPVSPYGAGKLAGEAYCSAYWRTYGLETVALRFGNVYGPGSGHKNSVVARFIRRAARGEVLEIYGDGTQTRDFIYIDDLVRALRLAATAGGVGGEVFQIATGSETSVGEVVELLLPVLAAAGIKGVRVERASPRPGDVARNYADTSKARRLLGWRAEVGLEEGLRRTVGWFLERGAPLC; encoded by the coding sequence GTGAACTGGCTCGTTACCGGCGGGTGCGGGTTTATCGGGACGGCGCTGGTGCGCTCGCTGGCGCAGGAGGGGGGCGGGCACGCGGTGCGGGTGGTGGACAACCTCTCGGTGGGCACCCGCGAGGATCTGGGCGCGGCGTGCGGCTTCCGGGAGGTCTCCCCGGAGGGGGCGGGCCCTCTGGAGGGGGAGGGCGTGGAGCTCGTGGTCGGGGACATCCTCGACGAGGGCCTGGCCCGGCGGGTGTGCGCCGGGGCGGAGGTGGTGGTCCATCTGGCGGCGAGCACCGGGGTGGCCCCCTCGGTGGAGGACCCGCGCCGGGACTGCGTCACCAACGTGCTCGGGACGCTCAACTACCTGGAGGCCGCCCGCGCGGCCGGCGCGCGGCGTTTCGTCTTCGCCTCCAGCGGGGCGGCGGCGGGGGAGGTGGAGCCCCCCATCCACGAGGGGGTCTGCCCCCGGCCGGTCTCCCCGTACGGGGCGGGCAAGCTCGCCGGGGAGGCCTACTGCTCGGCCTACTGGCGAACCTACGGGCTGGAGACGGTGGCGCTGCGCTTCGGCAACGTCTACGGCCCCGGCTCGGGGCACAAGAACAGCGTGGTGGCGAGGTTCATCCGCCGGGCGGCCCGGGGAGAGGTGCTGGAGATCTACGGCGACGGCACCCAGACCCGCGACTTCATCTACATCGACGACCTGGTGCGCGCCCTGAGGCTGGCCGCCACGGCCGGAGGGGTGGGGGGCGAGGTCTTCCAGATCGCCACCGGCTCGGAGACCTCCGTGGGGGAGGTGGTGGAGCTTCTTCTGCCGGTGCTGGCCGCCGCCGGGATAAAGGGCGTGCGGGTGGAACGGGCCTCTCCGCGGCCGGGGGACGTGGCGCGCAACTACGCCGACACCTCCAAGGCCCGCCGCCTGCTGGGCTGGCGGGCGGAGGTGGGGCTGGAGGAGGGCCTCCGGCGCACCGTGGGGTGGTTCCTGGAGCGCGGGGCCCCTCTCTGCTAG
- a CDS encoding lipopolysaccharide biosynthesis protein, producing MRAGLRLMRPLLGAAPQGAGAGTAYVALSFAVSGVLTYVFQSLSARLLGPAGYGQLALLWSATFLTVQVLWIGASQTLGGNIAEREARGRDWRPVLSSVRRMQALLLACFLLLVAAAFPALSGGLFGGSPALTAAFAAAVAAYAPEYFRRGVFGGYRQFSRLGLLHVLESASRAALAAALLLWGAGVWGPALAMVLAPLVAVALVRPASPSPPPLREPFSLRRALGFASPVLLCTALAQAFMNGGPLLVSLLGGSREQAGLLLAALILARAPQYVLSPAIAGLLPHASRTLAENGPRGLDRFAARAASLVAAAGLAMVAGVWLFGEPAMRLLYGPGFGAGRDVLVPLAALAGLYLLCEVVNQALFARGLGRRAALGWACGLPVAAACLALPGAGPVERVARALAAGVLAAALAQLALYLQARRKDRGR from the coding sequence ATGCGCGCCGGCCTTCGGCTGATGCGTCCCCTGCTGGGCGCGGCGCCGCAGGGCGCGGGGGCCGGGACCGCCTACGTCGCGCTCTCCTTCGCCGTCTCCGGGGTGCTCACCTACGTCTTCCAGAGCCTCTCGGCCCGGCTCCTGGGCCCCGCGGGCTACGGGCAGCTCGCCCTCCTGTGGTCGGCGACCTTCCTCACGGTGCAGGTGCTGTGGATCGGCGCCTCCCAGACCCTCGGGGGGAACATCGCGGAGCGGGAGGCCAGGGGGCGCGACTGGCGGCCGGTGCTCTCCTCGGTGCGCAGGATGCAGGCGCTGCTCCTGGCCTGCTTTCTGCTGCTGGTCGCGGCGGCGTTCCCCGCGCTCTCCGGCGGGCTCTTCGGCGGCAGCCCCGCGCTCACCGCGGCGTTTGCGGCGGCGGTGGCCGCCTACGCCCCGGAGTACTTCCGGAGGGGGGTCTTCGGGGGCTACCGGCAGTTCTCCCGGCTGGGCCTGCTGCACGTCCTGGAGTCGGCGAGCAGGGCGGCGCTCGCGGCCGCCCTGCTGCTTTGGGGCGCGGGGGTCTGGGGCCCGGCGCTCGCCATGGTGCTGGCCCCCCTGGTGGCCGTGGCGCTGGTGCGCCCGGCGAGCCCCTCCCCTCCCCCGCTCCGCGAGCCGTTCAGCCTGCGCCGGGCGCTCGGCTTCGCCAGCCCGGTCCTCCTGTGCACGGCGCTGGCCCAGGCCTTCATGAACGGCGGCCCGCTGCTCGTCTCCCTGCTCGGCGGCTCCAGAGAGCAGGCGGGTCTGCTCCTGGCCGCCCTGATCCTGGCCCGCGCCCCCCAGTACGTGCTGAGCCCGGCCATCGCGGGCCTCCTGCCCCACGCGAGCCGGACGCTGGCGGAGAACGGCCCCCGCGGGCTGGACAGGTTCGCCGCCCGGGCCGCCTCGCTAGTCGCGGCGGCGGGGCTCGCGATGGTCGCCGGGGTGTGGCTGTTCGGGGAGCCGGCGATGCGGCTGCTCTACGGCCCCGGGTTCGGGGCCGGTCGCGACGTACTCGTGCCCCTCGCCGCGCTCGCCGGGCTCTACCTGCTCTGCGAGGTCGTCAACCAGGCGCTCTTCGCCCGGGGCCTCGGCCGCCGGGCCGCGCTGGGATGGGCGTGCGGGCTGCCGGTCGCCGCGGCCTGCCTCGCCCTCCCGGGCGCGGGCCCCGTGGAGCGGGTCGCGCGCGCCCTGGCGGCCGGGGTGCTGGCGGCCGCGCTGGCGCAGCTGGCGCTCTACCTGCAGGCCCGGCGGAAGGACCGCGGGCGCTAG
- a CDS encoding protein O-mannosyl-transferase family gives MEGEKERGRWRPLRLAAGAGAGLFALGLYAATLAPTTLPYDLPRLPDAAMLQMQACVLGIAHPTGYPTYLMLTHLFTHLPFGDCAYRTNLASAVYAALAVAAVYWAGLLLARSTVAALAGALAFGLGPAFWSQAVIAEVYTLNALLVALALGVLLLWRERRRDRYLLAAAFLLGLCLTNHMTSGALLPAALLFVAAVERRKLLERRLLLGGAGAFALGLLPYLYLPVRSSMQPPMSANKPDSPERFWYVVSGGNLRGTFFAFGPEEMPARAGMYLGHLLENLHWALVEAGLLGFAALLLWDRAAALLLGVPYAVWLLHALGNNIVDVGLYFIPTYLVLALCAARGGALLLSEARALLGRAGRRAAGIGTAALSALLLSLSLASLPGSYAKSDMSGYYEGRRVLETVARRVEPGSTVLHHRSNLWYLVLVEGRRRDLTLVDPFRHNREVGYADLVWPAEMDLATTDRVYGTDDLSGVKSARIAAEKGPVYLLAGEEADPRPFREAGWRVVRVEGPLYRLLPP, from the coding sequence ATGGAGGGAGAGAAGGAGAGGGGGCGCTGGCGGCCGCTGAGGCTCGCCGCGGGGGCGGGGGCGGGGCTCTTTGCCCTCGGCCTGTACGCGGCGACGCTCGCGCCGACCACGCTTCCCTACGACCTCCCGAGGCTCCCGGACGCGGCGATGCTCCAGATGCAGGCGTGCGTGCTCGGCATCGCCCACCCCACCGGCTACCCCACCTACCTCATGCTGACCCACCTCTTCACCCACCTCCCCTTCGGGGACTGCGCCTACCGGACGAACCTGGCGAGCGCCGTCTACGCCGCGCTGGCGGTGGCGGCCGTCTACTGGGCGGGGCTGCTGCTGGCGCGCAGTACGGTCGCGGCCCTCGCCGGGGCGCTGGCCTTCGGCCTCGGCCCCGCCTTCTGGTCGCAGGCGGTCATCGCCGAGGTCTACACCCTCAACGCGCTCCTCGTCGCCCTCGCGCTGGGGGTCCTGCTGCTGTGGCGGGAGCGGCGGCGGGACCGCTACCTGCTCGCCGCCGCCTTTCTCCTGGGGCTGTGCCTTACGAACCACATGACGAGCGGCGCCCTGCTCCCCGCGGCCCTCCTGTTCGTGGCGGCCGTGGAGAGGAGGAAGCTGCTCGAGCGGCGGCTCCTTCTGGGCGGGGCGGGGGCCTTCGCGCTCGGTCTCCTGCCCTACCTCTACCTCCCGGTCCGCTCCTCCATGCAGCCGCCGATGAGCGCGAACAAGCCGGACAGCCCCGAGCGGTTCTGGTACGTGGTGAGCGGGGGGAACCTGCGCGGCACCTTCTTCGCCTTCGGCCCGGAGGAGATGCCGGCCCGCGCCGGGATGTACCTGGGGCACCTCCTGGAGAATCTCCACTGGGCGCTGGTCGAGGCGGGGCTGCTCGGGTTCGCCGCGCTCCTCCTCTGGGACCGGGCGGCGGCGCTGCTGCTCGGGGTCCCGTACGCGGTCTGGCTGCTTCACGCCCTGGGCAACAACATCGTGGACGTCGGGCTGTACTTTATCCCGACCTACCTGGTGCTCGCGCTGTGCGCGGCCCGGGGCGGGGCGCTGCTGCTCTCCGAGGCGCGGGCGCTTTTGGGGCGGGCGGGCCGCCGCGCGGCCGGGATCGGGACGGCCGCCCTCTCGGCGCTGCTGCTCTCTCTTTCGCTCGCCTCCCTGCCCGGCTCCTACGCGAAGAGCGACATGAGCGGCTACTACGAGGGTCGCCGGGTGCTGGAGACCGTCGCCCGCCGGGTGGAGCCGGGCTCCACCGTGCTGCACCACCGGAGCAACCTCTGGTACCTGGTCCTCGTCGAGGGGCGCCGGCGGGACCTCACGCTGGTGGACCCCTTCCGGCACAACAGGGAGGTCGGCTACGCCGACCTGGTGTGGCCCGCCGAGATGGACCTCGCGACCACCGACAGGGTCTACGGAACCGACGACCTCAGCGGGGTCAAGTCCGCCCGGATCGCCGCGGAAAAGGGCCCGGTCTACCTGCTGGCCGGGGAGGAGGCCGACCCGCGGCCGTTCAGGGAGGCCGGCTGGCGGGTGGTTCGGGTGGAGGGGCCGCTCTACCGGCTGCTGCCCCCGTAG
- a CDS encoding winged helix-turn-helix domain-containing protein, with protein MGFKRAAEEVLREVGRPLHYTDITELALEAGYLKTRGRTPHNTMRARLSVDVRDNPESPFVQTAPGVYGLRGMPKGR; from the coding sequence TTGGGCTTCAAGCGGGCGGCGGAGGAGGTGCTGCGGGAGGTCGGCCGGCCGCTGCACTACACGGACATAACCGAGCTGGCCCTGGAGGCCGGCTACCTAAAGACCCGCGGCAGGACGCCGCACAACACCATGCGGGCCCGGCTCTCGGTGGACGTGCGGGACAACCCCGAGAGCCCCTTCGTCCAGACGGCCCCCGGCGTCTACGGCCTGCGGGGCATGCCAAAGGGCCGCTAG